Proteins encoded by one window of Hylaeus volcanicus isolate JK05 chromosome 7, UHH_iyHylVolc1.0_haploid, whole genome shotgun sequence:
- the LOC128879579 gene encoding DNA repair protein Rad60, translating to METVQLESSSEDDNDIYLNPVAKLKALKKQTSHFNKEKDQEKKDEKTEEIEVIEDTPTVETCRVVRRTRNNRKTCGPRTRKQRQTRAPSEHDSDLEIVFVEDKLNSLENDLIIVENNIHVNSSDDENYDIDIKILWRSKNVHRLKIRCNENFRKVFEYFANFEQVSTDEILITKNDKTIKKGDTPASINLSVIDILEGGIVTKGSNTLQNDMENKVDEDTRIIKVQTKSKKYLTISVMRDENFEALWAKCAQELNIEESKMKLYFDGELIAMTDTPDSLEIEDEACFDLQISS from the exons CcctgaaaaaacaaacatcgCATTTCAACAAAGAAAAGGACCAAGAGAAGAAAGATGAAAAAACAGAAGA AATTGAAGTTATAGAAGATACTCCAACTGTTGAAACGTGTAGGGTGGTTAGAAGAACAAGGAACAATCGGAAAACCTGTGGTCCTCGAACAAGAAAGCAAAGACAA acAAGAGCTCCATCAGAACACGACTCAgatttagaaattgtttttgtgGAAGACAAATTGAATTCGTTGGAAAATGATTTGATAATAGTAGAAAACAATATCCACGTTAACTCTAGCGACGATGAAAACTATGACATAGATATTAAAATCCTTTGGCGATCCAAAAATGTGCatcgtttgaaaattcgttgc aatgaaAACTTTCGAAAAGTTTTCGAGTATTTTGCTAATTTCGAACAAGTTTCTACGGATGAGATCTTAATAACTAAAAACGATAAAACCATTAAAAAAGGCGATACTCCAGCTTCCATAAATCTATCTGTGATCGATATACTTG aaGGAGGTATTGTCACAAAAGGTAGTAATACATTGCAAAATGACATGGAAAACAAAGTTGATGAAGATACTCGTATTATAAAAGTACAGACAAAAAGCAAGAAGTATCTAACGATATCGGTTATGCGAGATGAAAATTTCGAAGCACTTTGGGCAAAATGTGCACAGGaattaaatatcgaagagtcgaaaatgaaactttactTTGATGGAGAATTAATTGCAATGACAGATACACCAGACTCATTAGAAATAGAAGACGAAGCTTGTTTCGATCTTCAAATATCGTCCTAG
- the LOC128879575 gene encoding histone H4 transcription factor — MAEFGEKLITSKDSEQRCLDWIKSQKDCAYSNETQKRKADDDDDDDESYVTDSEFDSVSECGAKRRRVGLAQNREVLNLSCAWTNCEFETDHVERFAKHVAQHVPDLSTETNEKGVEVYVCQWDGCFYANNDPDEISRHVNYHAYHTKLKCIGSNIRARIKLPKCHRDSGWKNVVDLPPPLLCRWEECLTHFRNYQLFLYHVAAHVEESPRGKKIEGGLECKWTGCNVFHPNLYKLRDHVRRHTKEKTVACPNCGATFASNTKFHVHCKRQISIDVQGFKCSHCNKFYPTEGILRDHMRLHVFNYKCSLCDMSCESPASLAKHVRYRHVSSRNFPCQLCKHAAKSQQDLDSHMTVHTNGPNFSCHFEGCLYTCKGAYSLDRHVERVHDKQVRWYCCHECPIKYRKSYRLTKHLIEAHRLQLPSGHTKFQYTHNEDGCYRLQMVRYEAVEEDSDSSIHSKTKIEEKKYKIKLNKNSSIPRVEVFEDSDETVDEDENRGTENVSKEDGYEGKSMPVISNILISIDETDAEGNIIRSRIVEAQETMELPPSEGSPLILTQINFN; from the exons atggcaGAATTCGGTGAAAAGTTGATAACTAGCAAAGATTCGGAACAACGTTGTCTCGATTGGATTAAGTCCCAAAAGGATTGCGCgtattcgaacgaaacgcaGAAAAGAAAAGctgatgacgatgacgatgacgatgaaaGTTATGTTACTGATTCAGAATTCGATTCTGTATCCGAATGCGGCGCGAAAAGAAGGAGAGTTGGTTTGGCGCAGAATCGCGAGGTTCTTAATCTTTCCTGTGCGTGGACCAATTGCGAATTCGAAACGGATCATGTTGAGAGATTTGCGAAACATGTAGCTCAACACGTGCCTGATTTAAGTACGGAAACAAATGAGAAAGGTGTTGAAGTTTATGTATGCCAGTGGGATGGTTGTTTCTATGCGAACAACGATCCTGACGAGATTTCGAGGCATGTCAATTATCACGCGTATCATACGAAGCTGAAGTGCATTGGTTCAAATATTCGCGCCAGAATTAAATTGCCT aAATGCCATCGGGACTCTGGATGGAAGAATGTCGTAGACCTTCCACCGCCTCTTCTGTGTCGATGGGAAGAATGTCTAACACATTTCAGAAATTATCAGTTGTTCTTGTACCATGTTGCTGCTCACGTAGAAGAGAGTCCACGAGGTAAAAAAATTGAGGGAGGTTTAGAATGCAAATGGACAGGTTGCAATGTCTTTCACCCTAATTTATACAAGTTACGAGATCACGTACGACGTCATACAAAGGAAAAGACTGTTGCTTGTCCCAATTGCGGCGCGACATTCGCTTCtaataccaaatttcatgTGCACTGCAAACGGCAAATTTCAATTGATG TTCAGGGATTCAAGTGCTCCCACTGCAATAAATTCTATCCCACGGAAGGAATTTTGAGGGACCATATGCGGTTGcatgtttttaattataaatgcaGTCTGTGCGATATGAGCTGTGAATCGCCAGCCAGTTTGGCTAAACACGTTAGATACCGACACGTCTCTAGTAGAAATTTTCCCTGTCAACTTTGCAAGCACGCTGCAAAGTCCCAACAGGATCTTGATTCGCATATGACAGTTCACACAAATGGACCCAATTTCTCGTGTCACTTTGAGGGATGTTTATACACGTGTAAAGGTGCATACAGTCTTGATAG aCACGTAGAACGAGTTCACGATAAGCAAGTACGGTGGTACTGCTGCCATGAATGTCcaataaaatacagaaaaagctACAGATTGACGAAACATTTAATCGAGGCGCATCGATTGCAACTACCTAGTGGACACACAAAATTTCAGTACACTCATAACGAAGATGGCTGTTATAGATTGCAAATGGTCAGATACGAGGCTGTCGAAGAAGATAGCGATTCTTCGATTCATTCGAAGACAAAAATCGAAgagaagaaatacaaaattaaactaaataaaaattctagtaTACCTCGAGTAGAG gTCTTTGAAGATTCGGATGAGACAGTGGATGAGGATGAAAATAGAGGAACAGAAAACGTATCGAAAGAGGACGGCTACGAAGGGAAATCGATGCCAGTCATTTCgaacattttaatatcgattgACGAGACTGATGCCGAgggaaatataattagaagTAGAATCGTGGAAGCACAGGAAACAATGGAATTACCTCCTTCTGAAGGATCACCATTAATTTTgactcaaattaattttaattaa